AGATGTATTACTCCATTATGCAGCTGTCCAATGATTATTGATTGCCATTACCAATAGTATTTActgtatctatttatcctgctactggtcactaatacatgtatatattaccattagtattgTAACGACCcagtcaggtcattacagtatattACCATGAGTATTTATATATACCTGCTACCAGTAACTTTTCAGGCCTGTTCACATGTATATCCTACCAGTCACTTTTTATGTATAAACCCAcctcaaccactccagtacccctgcacattgaataaggtactggcacTGACCAGTACATACTTGCATTTTCATGTTCTTTAACGCTCATCATAGTTTTTATGTGGTTTTTATTCTTACTTGTATTTGCTACTCTATTttatattatctatattattaatattactattattgtcactgcattgttgggaaagagcggAAAGAGCTCTAAATGTAAGAGTTTCACTGTACTTTTTACACCGGTTGTATGCTGTGCACgtggtgcgcacacacacacacacacacacacacacacacacacacaaatatcgtAATGTTACAGCTACCTTTGCAGTTTTGATGATTTCTGTGAGGTTGTCTAGAATGGACCTGATATCATCCTTCAGTCTTTTGTTGTAGTTCTGAAGAAGGCTCTCCTTGCTTTGAGGTAGCGCTCTTTGGCTGGCCATAGTATTCAGGAATGTGAACAAACCCACTAAAAACACATAAAGGATATAAAGAACATAAAATACGATCATAAAGTTATGTTGTTAACCAGAAAAATATAAACGGCATGTGCATGGCACTGGCTAACGTTACTAGTGTATCACAAGTGTATTGACTTTCTCAACTTGCAATAATTAACATAGAAATGCATGAACTCAACCAAATATGTTTAGACATATTCTATGATTGTGCACCCTATATATAGTCTAGTATTATTCATGAAATCTCACTTACCTCCAAACTCATTGTTGAAAAATACTATTTATAAAAACAGAAACATCCCGTTCAAAAACAGCCCTGCCGTCGACTGTTAATGACGTCACATCAAGGTACCACGGAATTTAAATTACCCACAATGCAAAGATCTTCCTTTCTATCTGATCCAACATGGTGAGTGTATTGATATTTCGTTTGGTGGGGAAAAGATACATCTTTTCATCCCTtaccatcttctttttaaaatgtttatgtgTTATAAAAGTTACTCTTACTTGTCGTACATAACCCAAGCGCCCATTTCACATTGGTATGGTAATAATGTTTTGCTGTTTTATCCGAAATCTCCCATGACTTGGTACTGATATTGCCTGTAGAAGTTGTCCGCAGAAACACCACCCATACAGCGTGCTTTATTTTAACACAATCCGTGTCTAGGAACTTGTTGAAATGCAGTTTATGGAAACGTTAAATCATGCATTACACTTTTTACGCATCTTGGGAAATGTATAGTTGATGTGGGACTAAAGTGTTATCTAGTAACGTAGCTAGCAAGTGGGCTAACTTGTCTCGAAGGCCTAACTTCGCGTCAGTTTTGGTTACGGGTCTCACGGCCTGTTCCAAGCGCCCAGATTGGGTTAACTCATTGTCCATAACAGTAGTAGTGAAGGATTTCAAATGATCAATTAATTGGAAGTTGTCAAGTAAACCATTGTATGCCTTTGAGAGTTGGGTAGTTAAACGTGCTAACTAGGTAGCCATAGCTAACGTTATCTCCAAATACGCTAGTGTTGATGAGGAAACTCACGCCAAGCGTATGATCCAGTTCCCGCTGACGTTTTATTAATGGCTTTTGCAATGATGCTTTGAATTTCTTGAACTGAATCTGTTATGTTGATTCAAAACACGAGCTTTTTAACCCTGAGCTAAAGCCACAGTCAAGTTATATTATGTGAAATGTATTTGACCATTTAACGTTATGCTGACCAGTCTACTTGTTTTTGATAGCCTAAAGGCAAGAAGTCTAAGGGGAAGAAGGTGGCACCAGCCCCTTCAGTGGCCAGGAAGCATGAGGCCAAGAAAGTGGTCAATCCCCTGTTCGAGAAGAGACCAAAGAACTATGGCATTGGTGTGTAAAATGAACCTGGGATTTCTATTAGATTTTCACCAACTGTTTTGACATTTTCCCATGTCAGCATGTGCAGATGATGAAAATAATATTTGCTATCTTAACAACAATGCAGACAACCCACCAAGATCGCTGATGCACTTCTTTCATGATTATAGTGGCTTCAGGCTATTTTCTGATCATACCAACGTGATTAAatacattaacccccccccctgtGTTTATAGGTCAGGACATCCAGCCCAAGCGTGATCTGACACGCTTTGTGAAATGGCCCCGCTACATCCGCCTGCAGAGACAGCGCTCCATCCTTTACAAGCGTCTGAAGGTCCCCCCTGCGATCAACCAGTTCACCCAGGCACTGGATCGCCAGACAGGTAAGTCTGTACATGGGCTTATCAATATTGCTGAGTTGtgtattgaggggggggggggggattgtttCTGAAGATGGCTGGTATATTGTGGGTTTTGCAGATGATGTGAAAGAATATTTGCTAACTGAACAGCAATGTTGACACCCACCAAGATCACTGATGCACCTTACTGTACTTGAAAGACCCTCAAGCTATTTGGCTGGATCCCTAACTTTTGACAACTTGAGTTACAGATGTTTTCTGCAATTCCTCAGATCCAGTGGGATGTACTAATTCTCTATTTCCCCGCAGCCACACAGCTGTTCAAACTGGCCCACAAGTACAGGCCGGAGACCAAGCAGGAGAAGAAGCAGAGGCTGCTGGCCCGCGCTGAGCTGAAGGCTGCTGGAAAGGGAGATACCCCAACCAAGAGGCCTCCTGTTCTCCGTGCAGGTGAGGCATGAGGGATTTAAGTAATTTTTAGATTACATACTTTGGCCTTGATGCAATGATGTTTGAATTTCTTCACCTGAAGCAATCATGTAGTTTGAACTTTTTAACCCTGAGCATCAGCCACAATAATTGTTTTTGACTAGTTCAACAGAACTTGTTGTTGAACATGTTTTTGATATCCATGTTGAATTCTCCCATAGGTGTGAACACAGTCACCACTCTAGTGGAAAGCAAGAAGGCCCAGCTCGTGGTCATTGCCCACGATGTGGACCCTATTGAGGTAGGACTCCTTTCACCATTCTATGCGTATTTTGTTCATTATGGGTGAGCTGTTGCAGACTTGATCATTATTCGTGGCCTAATTTGGTTCTTTGCAATGATGCTTGAATTTCTTCACCTGAATCCTCAATGTGGATCAAAACATACAAGCTTTTTAATTCTGAGCGAAGACTAATATTGTAGTTGAGACGCAAAAGCACAGTCAAGTGTTTGGTCCATAAAGAATAGATACTTGACATTTTCTTTTCCTCTTTGTAGTTAGTGGTGTTCCTGCCTGCTCTGTGTCGTAAGATGGGTGTCCCTTACTGCATTGTCAAGGGCAAGGCCAGGTTGGGACGACTGGTGCACAGAAAGACCTGCACTTCAGTTGCCTTCACACAGACAAACCCGTAAGTAACAGGTGGCATAGCCAAACATTTGTGAAAGTGGTGTTGATGCACTGAGGCCAACCTCTAGGAAGTTGCGCTTGTgctttataaaatgtattaaatcctTTGGCAATGATGTATGAATTTCTTAAACTGAACATGTTCCTTTGTGAGCTTTTTAACCCTGAACCAAAGGATTGTGTGCAGTTTTATCTGGATCTCAAATGTTCTTTGTGACGGTGCACTGATGACATGTTCCTACCTTTTCAGTGAGGACAAAGGTGCCCTTGCCAAGCTGGTGGAAGCCATCAAGACCAACTACAATGACAGATACGAGGAGGTGAGTAGCTGGTCTGCCCACCATCTGTTTGTTAATATTGACAAGTGGTCAAGCCCGCATGTTTTGGTGTCCTGAAGATGGAATGGATTATCTTGCGGGTTCACATTTTGGTTTTGCAGATGACTTGAAATATTTGCTCTCTTAAAAGGGATATTGACCCCCACTAGGATCACTAAGGAAATGTTTTTTAAAGAcctgtgttcatttctgtatatGGCTTCAGGGCTGGGAATTGGCAGGAACCTCACAATACAATTTCACGATACTTACGTGCCGATACAAAATGTATTGTGATTTTTATGTTCCAAACGTATTGCTCACTGTATgctgcagggagacagagagcatgAGAACGAGTTCTGATCAATTAGGGAAGTGGTAGTGCTGAACATGTTGGCTAACTGTTATTTGTGGGATTGAGAACAAGCTATAAGATTAAAAATACCCACCTTTTGGCACAGGTACAGCAGGCTAGCTCTAGCTAATGCTACCTTTTGGAGTCACTATCGATTGTCCAAAAATATTGCGATATCCCCCCTGTTGCTACATAACTGGAGGGGATCTGGAGGCACACAAATCACCAGATTGCTGCAGTCTTCGCCTTTCTCTAAAATGTCTTTATTATGCCATTCCTACCAGACTGAATTAAATCATGACAATGTGCTTCCTTTCCTAGATCCGTCGTCACTGGGGAGGTGGTATCATGGGCCCCAAGTCCACAGCACGCATCACAAAGCTGGAGAAGGCAAAGGCCAAGGAACTGGCCACCAAGCTCGGATAAGCTGTTTGCtatcaaaataaatgtcccaagaAATATGCAGTTTTTTTCTGGTCTTTTGTCAGATTGGATTGTGTGTATACTGAACAAAGAATATAAAATAAACCATTTTACTgagttcataaaaggaaatcagtcaattgaagggatgcaaactagtcaccttCCAGCGCAATTTGCCGTTTTGAATGTGAGCTGCGCAATTTGTGTAGATCCGATGAGAAAAGCTTGACTACTGGCTGTATGTGAACAAGTGTCTCAGCCAATCATTCACATAACAATGCAGCATACGactgaagagaggagacaagtgtgctagttacagcatcagcgcGCGCTTTGGAAATACAGCGGGAGAGTGGCATGGCAGTTTGCCCGTTCGCTTACTGCAGCGCTTCCCTTGAATGATAGGAAGAAGTAGGTGAGTATGGAacgccatttgggtctttgcatgtcaaaaaataTGCGTCAAATAACactgacgtgtcaaataagcgtgttgaccaatcaggacctgaatatgactgcacgtcgcACAATAATTTACAGggtttatttttttacacattgattacactgtcactcgtatttcatatgtcacaattCATCGattacgtatgctatgatgctggtaaagttgtctcacgCTCttagtgctggtcataaaaagctagctagctcatggatgcaacaatgttcttccccaaaacaaCCTTTTTCAGTAGCTATGGCTAGATAactcatctaaaataaccctaatttataagacggTTCTTATTTGATCAATGGTGGTCAACCCCATCTGTGAATcgagccacaatagtggactttgcggttagccttcaaaataattCGTATTGATGCGAATGAATACAATTAATAGAATTATGAcattgaatagatcatgctaaacaaGTTTGAAATGTTACAACCAAAAGAACTTGTTAATCTGAAATCACACTGGATGTGTTGGACTTTAGAATTTAATTaggggcatacttatttcactgtacagccttacctgtGGGTCaatgacacccagagaacattagtGTCGTAGCTTTGATTGTGGGACTGAAAGAACtgaattgagccacatttattgtcaacctatgtgtattgaacactattccagaggaaaaacaatactgcgTGGGTGTGTTGGATTCTGATAACGCTGAGGAGGATGTTGGGGGAAAAATATATTGGGTATTGAGTAGGCTcttaccccatttcattgatccaCCAACCTTGGGCAAAGCTGTACaatgcaatatgaatgtcaacacacacaataggctgactggggaggtgatttcatAGTTCTGCGATAAGAGCTACAATGCTAATATTTGCGTACTCCTCtgggtgtcaccgagtagacGGATACCCCATTCcattgcttcacattccagccttgtttaacattatctagtctaaatatggcatgattacaccaattgtaaccttctgcatcactttcaatgaggtacttttattttgaaggctaacagCAAATTCCAATATTTTGCCTAATCCCTAATCCTATTATCTGTTTTACAACTTCACTCTGCTTACATCCTTACTATAATACCCTAGTATTATAATTCTAACATAGCTACACACATCTTCATATTATCTTATGATTCTCAAACATTTCACACCATTATACAATATCAGAGTGGAACACTTTAGCCATTATCTCAAACCATACAAATTATTCTATCAATGATGCaatttctattgcactccacactgtcctttcccacctggataaaaggaacacctacagtatgtgagaatgctattcattgactacagctcagcgttcaacaccgtagtgccctcaaagctcatcaataagctaaggaccctgggactaaacacctccctctgcaactggatcctggacttcctgacgggccgcccccaggtggtaagagtaggtatCAACacttccgccacgctgatcctcaacacaggggcccctcaggggtgtgtgctcagtcccctcctctactccctgttcactcatgactggacggctaggcacgactccaacaccattatatcatttgccaatgacacaacagtgatctctgacaatgacgagacagcctatagggaggacgtcaaagacctggccatgtggtgccaggaccacaacctctccctcaacgtgatcaagacaaaggagatgattgtttaCTACATGTAAAaaagggccgagcacgcccccttctcattgatggggctgcagtggagcagattaagagcttcaagttccttggtgtccacatcaccaacaaactaacatagtccaagcacaccaagacaggcatgaagagggcacaacaaaaccttttcccctcaggagactgaaaagatttggcatgggtcctcagatcctcaaaaggttctactgatgcaccatcaagagcatcctgactggttgcatcactgcctggtatggcaacagctcggCCTCCTTCCgtaaggcattacagagggtTTTGCGaatggcctagtacatcactggggccaagcttcctcctatccaggacctctataccaggcagtgtcagaggaaggccctaaaatttgtcAAAGACTCCGGCCACCCTagtcacggcaagcggtaccggagtgccaagtctaggtccaagaggcttctaaacagcttctacccccaagccataagactcctgaataccTAATGAAtaccccaccctccctctcttttacagcactgctactctgttgttatcatctatgcatagtcactttaatatctctacctacatgtacatattacctcaaataaccagtgccctcgcacattgattctgtaccggtacaggcctgtatatagtctcgctattgtaattttactgctgctctttaattacttgttacttttatttcttattcttatccgtatttttttaaacggcattgttggttaggagctaggaagtaagcatttcactgtctacAGTGTAATAATTTCACTGTCTTCactattgtattcggcgcatgtgactaatacaatttgatttgataacaagTAAAATAAGGTTGTTACAGGGAGAATTTGGGCATGGCATCAAAGCCCCATTTTAACCAGGGCCTGATCGATGGGAATAATACCCTTTTCTGCTTCTTTGCTAAGAGTGTACTGAGCTTTATATGGTCTGTGATTATACTTCGAGACAACATTCACCGGGGTGGCACCTCTCATCTTCCCAATATCGGTCTTGGAGACAGCCCAGAGCTGTTCTGGCACTTCATCCAGCTCTGGTATGTTCAAGTTATCTTGAGACTCGACCATCAAATTCTCTGCAGGAATAGGTTCTTTCTTCGGTATCGTTTGGGTGGTAGCACAGAAAGTGGAGGGAAAAGGTTGCTGTTGATGGTGACCACTTCCCATCACTTTCCCAGGCCACCCAATCATTGGCTGTCATCtgtattgttttttttacatactaCAATGTGGGACAGCACCTGTTACTTCATACAGTGTTCTCTGTACATCAGACATCAGAACTCCGACAGCTGTAAATTCCTCACCATAGTATATTCCATCAATTGTCACTTCCACTCTGCTTTTCTGCTTTGTCCATCTTTGTTGTGTTAGGTTCTGACAAACTGAGTAAAAACTCAGACGGAAAACTAGGAAAAGCTCAAaacaagtttattcacccactgggtcaaACAGCTGAAAAAGACAAAGACATGTTTACACTGGTACATATATTTATACCCTCTACTTGGCAGAGTAAACTCCTAGATagccaatacatctctgttgtTAGGCAGGATTTTAGTGGTGACtgttcatctgacctgacctcggcctaaattcctccccaactcacggctgtcCTACCTTATCTGTTGACTGAAACCAGACCATTGCCCTTCTCCTCTCCATATGATATATGAGATTTCTGACAGAATGTAAACTTTCTGCAGTCCCCTTTCTCACTCAGTAGATTTCCATACACTCAGTTCTAATATGTTAACATGAATAAGGATATTTCAAGTTAGATCCCAACAGTTGATATTCGGGGTCTTCTCCACATGAGGGGACAGCTGCTGTGTAGTAAAGATGTTCCGGGACCTCCCATGCATAGTGGTGTGGGGAGGTAAGTGATCTCTCTCGTAGTTCACCTTCCACCTCAGGATCGTCAAATTAATCTTGCACATCAGATCTCTTCCTAGGAGGTTTACAGGGCAGGTGGAGGAGTACAGAAATTGATGTTTCCAACTTCCATCTTTCCATTTAACGTAAGTTAGGCATTCTTTAGTGGGAATTCCTGATGCTCCAACATTGTGGATTACTTTTGGGGCAGATTGTTTCAACACTGAGATAGCATCCCCGGTGTCTTCTAGGATTGGAATCTTCTGGCCAGTATTTCAATTTCATCAGGAACCTTTCAGTCGAAAAGGTGGTACGTTTCAGCATCTGGCATGTTTCTTGTGGTTCTTCATCATCGGAATCTTCTTCTGTTTCCACCTCATCCTATGTTCTTTGCCCACCAAAGGAATTTCCAACCCTTACATCTTCAGATGGTCCTGGACATTCACCCTGGTAATCTCCATCACTAGGACAGTCCCTTGCTAAATATCCTGGCTTGCCACAGTTGTAGCATCTCCAGTCTCTCCCTTCCTCTACCTCGTCCTTGACCTCCACCTCCACagtatcctcttcctcctcatccttctcCTCCAGCAAAAAACATAAACTGTGCAGCTTGTAGTTTAGCACCAGTCTTGGAGTTCTTCGACCTGATCTGTCTTTCTGCATGGTTAGTCACATCAGCAAGGGTCTTTGTCTCCCACCCAATGCATGTAGTGGTCAAGCTGTTATCAAGTCTTGTCGCAGGCCACAGCAGGCTGC
The Salvelinus fontinalis isolate EN_2023a chromosome 10, ASM2944872v1, whole genome shotgun sequence DNA segment above includes these coding regions:
- the LOC129863183 gene encoding 60S ribosomal protein L7a-like, yielding MRKLTPSPKGKKSKGKKVAPAPSVARKHEAKKVVNPLFEKRPKNYGIGQDIQPKRDLTRFVKWPRYIRLQRQRSILYKRLKVPPAINQFTQALDRQTATQLFKLAHKYRPETKQEKKQRLLARAELKAAGKGDTPTKRPPVLRAGVNTVTTLVESKKAQLVVIAHDVDPIELVVFLPALCRKMGVPYCIVKGKARLGRLVHRKTCTSVAFTQTNPEDKGALAKLVEAIKTNYNDRYEEIRRHWGGGIMGPKSTARITKLEKAKAKELATKLG